In one Nicotiana tomentosiformis chromosome 6, ASM39032v3, whole genome shotgun sequence genomic region, the following are encoded:
- the LOC104106250 gene encoding AP2-like ethylene-responsive transcription factor At1g16060 — protein sequence MAKLSQQNQRNSSNNISNNANTNITTTNGSVLKVKRTRKTVPRDSPPQRSSIYRGVTRHRWTGRYEAHLWDKNCWNESQNKKGRQVYLGAYDDEGAAAHAYDLAALKYWGSETILNFPLSTYEKEIIEMEGQSREEYIGSLRRKSSGFSRGVSKYRGVARHHHNGRWEARIGRVFGNKYLYLGTYATQEEAATAYDMAAIEYRGLNAVTNFDLSRYIKWLKPNNNNTIDQPNSNVETNIMSTPNHTIGSTLTSTTTSVSASASASTALPYPHFQLTSNTTMPDASVSQTRPPSATSALGLLLQSTKFKEMMEMTLAAECPPEPVEFSDPPASNFPADIKTYFDTQEFGNFGHDQGEDMNIFNEINSFMQPLLQFDFNA from the exons ATGGCGAAGTTATCACAGCAAAATCAGAGGAACAGTTCAAACAACATTAGTAATAATGCAAATACTAATATTACTACTACAAATGGTTCAGTTCTTAAGGTGAAAAGAACTAGAAAAACTGTTCCTAGAGATTCTCCTCCTCAACGTAGCTCCATTTATCGTGGAGTCACCAG GCATCGATGGACGGGTAGATATGAAGCTCATTTATGGGATAAGAATTGCTGGAATGAATCTCAAAACAAGAAAGGAAGACAAG TTTATCTAG gtgCTTATGATGATGAAGGAGCAGCTGCTCATGCTTATGACTTGGCTGCACTTAAATACTGGGGAAGTGAGACCATTCTTAATTTTCCG CTATCAACTTATGAAAAGGAAATCATAGAAATGGAGGGTCAGTCCAGGGAAGAATATATTGGATCTTTGAGAAG GAAGAGCAGTGGATTCTCAAGAGGAGTTTCGAAATATCGTGGAGTTGCAAG ACATCATCACAATGGAAGATGGGAAGCACGAATCGGCAGAGTTTTCGGTAATAAGTACCTTTACCTCGGAACATACG cTACACAAGAAGAGGCTGCAACTGCATATGATATGGCAGCTATTGAATATCGTGGACTGAATGCTGTGACAAATTTTGACCTTAGCCGTTACATCAAATGGCTAAAAcctaacaacaacaataccaTTGATCAACCAAACTCTAATGTTGAAACTAATATTATGTCAACTCCAAATCATACTATTGGATCAACCTTGACTTCGACCACGACCTCTgtctctgcctctgcctctgcctctacggCTCTGCCTTATCCCCACTTCCAACTTACCTCGAATACTACCATGCCCGATGCCTCAGTATCTCAAACTCGACCACCTTCTGCCACGTCAGCCCTCGGGCTATTGCTCCAATCTACAAAATTCAAGGAAATGATGGAAATGACATTAGCAGCTGAGTGCCCCCCTGAACCTGTTGAGTTTTCTGATCCACCAGCAAGTAATTTCCCTGCGGATATAAAAACTTATTTTGACACTCaagaatttggtaattttggtcATGACCAAGGAGAGGATATGAATATTTTTAATGAGATCAACTCCTTCATGCAGCCACTTTTGCAATTTGATTTTAATGCTTAA